A window of Actinomadura rubteroloni contains these coding sequences:
- a CDS encoding transglutaminase family protein: MRVRMTVTAVLATLAGSAGLHPLFTSGQWFWAVLGAVPCAAAGGLLMRRLRFSAAIGAAGGLAALLLYLTAVFAHAQALLWVVPTPGSLRHLVTLGSDGWRAVNQYAAPVPLVHGITLLVAAGVGLVAVLVDLLAVRLRRAALAGLPLLAMYSVPAAVREEGVSWLAFGAGALGFLMLLTSDAREQVGGWGRAVFAPRSGAEVPPPGADEPRPGGRVPAGALAASGRRIGAAAVAIAVLVPLALPGLHPKGVFGRDDAGGGSRTVTTPDPLVSLKRELTRPDDSVVLTYRTTDAQPDYLRLYALDRFDGDRWTYDPLRSTPRDKIGKAPLPAPPGMTLVPTRTVRTRVAVRPEVRRMTFLPVPYAPARVSVSGDWRVHPESLMVYSLRDSASGRAYTVDSVRPEPTAADLSVGGALPAEIVGRYTAYPKNVPAIVRNLADKVTAGASSSYQQAVRLQRWFTETGGFTYDLSAPPPQHGSDLLAFLVKNRRGYCEQFAASMALMARILGIPARVAMGYTPGTEENGRWVVRSRDAHAWPELYFPGAGWIRFEPTPSGIAGQGTAVPPDYTARTGPDEGDTSGSPTTVEEPSAGDRPSGAPSGTASGRRDLLDSPDGTREEDDRGVPAAWIGLGVLVLLLLAAPTVVRVLVRRRRWAAAEPPPEPRRGPVPPPRAPSPGAAHTAWREVRTDALDHGLPWLPNESPRATARRLTETLELPSPAREALGRIAMAEELARYSRSGVRVPRGALRADVRTVRAAFAAAVPRRARWRARMLPPSALETARDSARASARELARLAPSGRTPGRLAAFTATARQTAREAARRAQDRFSR; the protein is encoded by the coding sequence ATGAGGGTCCGCATGACGGTGACGGCCGTGCTGGCGACGCTGGCGGGCTCGGCCGGGCTGCATCCGCTGTTCACCTCGGGCCAGTGGTTCTGGGCGGTGCTCGGCGCGGTGCCGTGCGCGGCGGCGGGCGGGCTGCTCATGCGGCGGCTGCGGTTCTCCGCCGCGATCGGCGCGGCGGGCGGGCTGGCGGCGCTGCTGCTGTACCTGACGGCGGTGTTCGCGCACGCGCAGGCGCTGCTGTGGGTCGTCCCGACGCCGGGGTCGCTGCGGCACCTGGTGACGCTCGGCTCGGACGGGTGGCGGGCCGTCAACCAGTACGCGGCGCCGGTGCCGCTCGTCCACGGCATCACGCTGCTGGTCGCGGCGGGCGTCGGGCTGGTCGCGGTCCTGGTGGACCTGCTGGCGGTCCGGCTGCGGCGGGCGGCGCTCGCGGGCCTGCCGCTGCTGGCGATGTACAGCGTCCCGGCGGCGGTGCGGGAGGAGGGCGTGAGCTGGCTGGCGTTCGGCGCGGGCGCGCTCGGCTTCCTGATGCTGCTCACGTCGGACGCGCGCGAGCAGGTCGGCGGCTGGGGACGCGCGGTGTTCGCGCCCCGGTCCGGCGCGGAGGTGCCGCCGCCGGGCGCCGACGAGCCCCGGCCCGGCGGACGGGTGCCGGCGGGCGCGCTGGCGGCGAGCGGCCGGCGGATCGGCGCCGCCGCCGTGGCGATCGCCGTGCTCGTCCCGCTCGCGCTGCCCGGCCTGCACCCGAAGGGCGTGTTCGGCCGGGACGACGCGGGCGGCGGCTCCCGGACCGTCACGACGCCCGACCCGCTGGTCAGCCTGAAGCGGGAGCTGACCCGGCCGGACGACTCGGTCGTCCTGACCTACCGGACGACCGACGCCCAGCCCGACTACCTGCGGCTCTACGCGCTCGACCGGTTCGACGGCGACCGGTGGACCTACGACCCGCTGCGGAGCACGCCGCGCGACAAGATCGGCAAGGCACCGCTGCCCGCCCCGCCGGGGATGACGCTCGTCCCGACCCGGACCGTCCGGACGCGCGTGGCGGTGCGGCCGGAGGTGCGGCGGATGACGTTCCTGCCCGTCCCGTACGCGCCCGCGCGGGTGTCGGTGTCCGGCGACTGGCGGGTCCATCCGGAGTCGCTGATGGTCTACTCGCTGCGCGACTCGGCGAGCGGACGGGCCTACACCGTCGACAGCGTCCGCCCCGAGCCGACGGCGGCGGACCTGTCGGTCGGCGGCGCGCTGCCCGCCGAGATCGTCGGCCGGTACACGGCGTACCCGAAGAACGTGCCGGCGATCGTCCGGAACCTGGCCGACAAGGTCACCGCCGGCGCGAGCAGCTCCTACCAGCAGGCGGTGCGGCTCCAGCGGTGGTTCACCGAGACGGGCGGGTTCACCTACGACCTGTCCGCGCCCCCGCCGCAGCACGGCAGCGACCTGCTCGCCTTCCTCGTGAAGAACCGGCGCGGCTACTGCGAGCAGTTCGCGGCGTCGATGGCGCTGATGGCGCGGATCCTCGGCATCCCCGCGCGCGTCGCGATGGGCTACACGCCCGGGACCGAGGAGAACGGACGCTGGGTCGTCCGGTCGCGGGACGCGCACGCCTGGCCGGAGCTGTACTTCCCCGGCGCGGGCTGGATCCGGTTCGAGCCGACGCCGTCGGGGATCGCGGGCCAGGGCACGGCCGTCCCGCCGGACTACACCGCCCGCACCGGCCCGGACGAGGGCGACACGTCGGGCTCGCCGACCACGGTCGAGGAACCGTCGGCGGGCGACCGGCCGTCCGGCGCGCCGTCCGGCACCGCGTCCGGCCGCCGGGACCTGCTGGACTCCCCCGACGGGACGCGCGAGGAGGACGACCGGGGCGTCCCGGCCGCGTGGATCGGGCTCGGCGTGCTCGTCCTGCTCCTGCTGGCCGCGCCGACCGTCGTGCGGGTGCTCGTGCGCCGCCGCCGCTGGGCGGCGGCCGAACCGCCGCCCGAACCCCGCCGGGGACCGGTCCCCCCGCCCCGCGCGCCGTCGCCCGGCGCCGCGCACACCGCGTGGCGGGAGGTGCGGACGGACGCGCTCGACCACGGCCTCCCCTGGCTCCCGAACGAGTCGCCCCGCGCCACCGCCCGGCGGCTCACCGAGACGCTGGAGCTGCCGTCGCCCGCGCGGGAGGCGCTCGGACGGATCGCGATGGCCGAGGAACTGGCCCGCTACTCGCGCTCGGGCGTGCGGGTGCCGCGCGGCGCCCTGCGCGCCGACGTCCGGACGGTCCGCGCGGCGTTCGCGGCGGCCGTCCCGCGCCGGGCGCGCTGGCGGGCCCGGATGCTGCCGCCGTCGGCCCTGGAGACGGCCCGCGACTCGGCCCGCGCGTCGGCACGGGAACTGGCACGCCTCGCACCGTCCGGCCGCACCCCCGGACGCCTCGCCGCCTTCACCGCGACAGCCCGGCAGACCGCACGAGAGGCCGCCCGCCGAGCCCAAGACCGCTTCAGCCGCTGA